Proteins encoded by one window of Arabidopsis thaliana chromosome 2, partial sequence:
- the SVP gene encoding K-box region and MADS-box transcription factor family protein (SHORT VEGETATIVE PHASE (SVP); CONTAINS InterPro DOMAIN/s: Transcription factor, MADS-box (InterPro:IPR002100), Transcription factor, K-box (InterPro:IPR002487); BEST Arabidopsis thaliana protein match is: AGAMOUS-like 24 (TAIR:AT4G24540.1); Has 7469 Blast hits to 7448 proteins in 905 species: Archae - 3; Bacteria - 14; Metazoa - 824; Fungi - 324; Plants - 6168; Viruses - 0; Other Eukaryotes - 136 (source: NCBI BLink).) has translation MAREKIQIRKIDNATARQVTFSKRRRGLFKKAEELSVLCDADVALIIFSSTGKLFEFCSSSMKEVLERHNLQSKNLEKLDQPSLELQLVENSDHARMSKEIADKSHRLRQMRGEELQGLDIEELQQLEKALETGLTRVIETKSDKIMSEISELQKKGMQLMDENKRLRQQGTQLTEENERLGMQICNNVHAHGGAESENAAVYEEGQSSESITNAGNSTGAPVDSESSDTSLRLGLPYGG, from the exons ATGGCGAGAGAAAAGATTCAGATCAGGAAGATCGACAACGCAACGGCGAGACAAGTGACGTTTTCGAAACGAAGAAGAGGGCTTTTCAAGAAAGCTGAAGAACTCTCCGTTCTCTGCGACGCCGATGTCgctctcatcatcttctcttccacCGGAAAACTGTTCGAGTTCTGTAGCTCCAg CATGAAGGAAGTCCTAGAGAGGCATAACTTGCAGTCAAAGAACTTGGAGAAGCTTGATCAGCCATCTCTTGAGTTACAG CTGGTTGAGAACAGTGATCACGCCCGAATGAGTAAAGAAATTGCGGACAAGAGCCACCGACTAAG GCAAATGAGAGGAGAGGAACTTCAAGGACTTGACATTGAAGAGCTTCAGCAGCTAGAGAAGGCCCTTGAAACTGGTTTGACGCGTGTGATTGAAACAAAG AGTGACAAGATTATGAGTGAGATCAGCGAACTTCAGAAAAAG GGAATGCAATTGATGGATGAGAACAAGCGGTTGAGGCAGCAA GGAACGCAACTAACGGAAGAGAACGAGCGACTTGGCATGCAA ATATGTAACAATGTGCATGCACACGGTGGTGCTGAATCGGAGAACGCTGCTGTGTACGAGGAAGGACAGTCGTCGGAGTCTATTACTAACGCCGGAAACTCTACCGGAGCGCCTGTTGACTCCGAGAGCTCCGACACTTCCCTTAGGCTCGG CTTACCGTATGGTGGTTAG
- the SVP gene encoding K-box region and MADS-box transcription factor family protein (SHORT VEGETATIVE PHASE (SVP); CONTAINS InterPro DOMAIN/s: Transcription factor, MADS-box (InterPro:IPR002100), Transcription factor, K-box (InterPro:IPR002487); BEST Arabidopsis thaliana protein match is: AGAMOUS-like 24 (TAIR:AT4G24540.1); Has 7281 Blast hits to 7260 proteins in 901 species: Archae - 3; Bacteria - 13; Metazoa - 824; Fungi - 296; Plants - 6010; Viruses - 0; Other Eukaryotes - 135 (source: NCBI BLink).) translates to MAREKIQIRKIDNATARQVTFSKRRRGLFKKAEELSVLCDADVALIIFSSTGKLFDMKEVLERHNLQSKNLEKLDQPSLELQLVENSDHARMSKEIADKSHRLRQMRGEELQGLDIEELQQLEKALETGLTRVIETKSDKIMSEISELQKKGMQLMDENKRLRQQGTQLTEENERLGMQICNNVHAHGGAESENAAVYEEGQSSESITNAGNSTGAPVDSESSDTSLRLGLPYGG, encoded by the exons ATGGCGAGAGAAAAGATTCAGATCAGGAAGATCGACAACGCAACGGCGAGACAAGTGACGTTTTCGAAACGAAGAAGAGGGCTTTTCAAGAAAGCTGAAGAACTCTCCGTTCTCTGCGACGCCGATGTCgctctcatcatcttctcttccacCGGAAAACTGTTCGA CATGAAGGAAGTCCTAGAGAGGCATAACTTGCAGTCAAAGAACTTGGAGAAGCTTGATCAGCCATCTCTTGAGTTACAG CTGGTTGAGAACAGTGATCACGCCCGAATGAGTAAAGAAATTGCGGACAAGAGCCACCGACTAAG GCAAATGAGAGGAGAGGAACTTCAAGGACTTGACATTGAAGAGCTTCAGCAGCTAGAGAAGGCCCTTGAAACTGGTTTGACGCGTGTGATTGAAACAAAG AGTGACAAGATTATGAGTGAGATCAGCGAACTTCAGAAAAAG GGAATGCAATTGATGGATGAGAACAAGCGGTTGAGGCAGCAA GGAACGCAACTAACGGAAGAGAACGAGCGACTTGGCATGCAA ATATGTAACAATGTGCATGCACACGGTGGTGCTGAATCGGAGAACGCTGCTGTGTACGAGGAAGGACAGTCGTCGGAGTCTATTACTAACGCCGGAAACTCTACCGGAGCGCCTGTTGACTCCGAGAGCTCCGACACTTCCCTTAGGCTCGG CTTACCGTATGGTGGTTAG